One part of the Synergistota bacterium genome encodes these proteins:
- a CDS encoding ComEC/Rec2 family competence protein: MKGYPLLIALGSFGLGVGLSWFCRFNIFPLLIVLFIMVFLSLKWQIFLIFALIITGMVYAELRTPSNIFLGEVEGVFEVRGSLAESNGDRFYLSRYLKDGIYRIKGELSEIPQDKRSYLWSRGFYKMLKVETFHLIKLLSDPLLNRLKELYPEDVAYFLYGAISGDKRGIPSDLKNVVYHSGIGHLLAVSGLHISILVGFLCLFLNIVGISPRFILILSIILLLPYLYYIGFQPSALRAYFIFFLFSLGKLLGLRVSLLNLLGGCGLILAIWNPFVVWDAGFQLSFSAFLLIVIALEFDLPYHLVYLFPQLGTLPILAIRFGYLPLASFLSNFISIPIFSIALPLSALSLFPFIGEFLAPMVTFIIELIFFISMLSLKLLPSINL; encoded by the coding sequence TTGAAGGGTTATCCTCTTCTTATAGCTCTTGGAAGCTTTGGTTTAGGTGTAGGGTTAAGCTGGTTTTGTAGATTTAATATCTTTCCCCTTTTAATAGTTTTATTTATAATGGTTTTTCTCTCTTTAAAGTGGCAAATCTTTTTAATCTTTGCTTTAATTATCACAGGTATGGTTTATGCAGAGCTTCGTACCCCATCTAATATTTTTTTAGGAGAGGTGGAGGGGGTTTTTGAAGTTCGTGGTTCACTTGCTGAGTCGAATGGGGACAGGTTTTACCTTTCGAGGTATCTTAAGGATGGGATATATAGGATTAAAGGAGAGTTAAGTGAGATTCCCCAAGATAAAAGAAGCTATCTCTGGAGTAGGGGATTCTATAAGATGTTAAAAGTTGAAACGTTTCATTTAATCAAGCTTTTAAGTGATCCTCTCTTAAATCGTTTGAAAGAGCTATATCCTGAAGATGTGGCTTATTTCTTGTATGGTGCCATATCGGGAGATAAAAGAGGAATTCCATCTGATCTCAAGAATGTAGTTTATCATTCTGGAATAGGGCATCTTCTTGCTGTTTCCGGGCTTCACATAAGTATTTTAGTTGGTTTTTTATGTTTATTTTTAAACATAGTTGGTATTTCCCCAAGGTTTATTTTAATTCTTTCCATAATCCTTTTGCTCCCCTACCTTTACTACATAGGATTTCAGCCATCAGCTTTAAGAGCATATTTTATTTTTTTCCTATTTTCTTTAGGTAAGCTTTTGGGGTTAAGGGTTAGCTTGCTAAACCTTCTTGGGGGTTGTGGCCTTATTCTTGCCATATGGAATCCATTTGTTGTTTGGGATGCGGGTTTTCAGCTATCTTTTTCAGCTTTTCTCTTAATTGTTATTGCTTTAGAGTTTGACCTTCCGTACCACTTAGTTTATTTATTTCCCCAATTAGGAACCCTTCCGATATTAGCCATCCGCTTTGGTTATCTTCCATTGGCATCCTTTTTATCTAACTTTATCAGTATCCCCATTTTTTCTATCGCTCTTCCTTTAAGTGCCTTGTCGCTATTCCCCTTTATAGGGGAGTTTTTAGCTCCTATGGTGACTTTTATTATAGAGCTTATATTTTTTATATCGATGTTGTCTTTAAAGCTATTACCATCTATTAATCTTTGA
- a CDS encoding helix-hairpin-helix domain-containing protein: MFLGSQRKGVLVLIAVILVAGLVFHLYDKFSPPPGGIIVKAEKDHLKDSEKISSPSTIYVQVYGAIKNPGVYKVKKGTRLFEVVNMAGGPSPEADIRSVNLAKVVEDGEKIFIPKIGEVLGSSSTRDEGAQGKASKLVNVNKATVEELERLPGIGKTMAKRIVEYREKNGPFKEPSDLLKVKGIGEKKLEKIRSMITF; the protein is encoded by the coding sequence TTGTTTTTAGGAAGTCAAAGAAAAGGCGTACTCGTGCTTATAGCTGTTATTTTGGTTGCGGGTTTGGTTTTTCATCTTTATGATAAATTTTCTCCTCCGCCAGGAGGAATAATAGTCAAAGCTGAGAAGGACCACCTTAAGGATAGCGAAAAGATTTCTTCTCCTTCAACTATATATGTTCAAGTTTATGGCGCTATTAAGAATCCCGGCGTTTATAAGGTTAAGAAAGGGACGAGGCTCTTTGAGGTAGTTAACATGGCTGGAGGTCCTTCCCCTGAAGCTGATATTAGATCGGTGAACTTAGCTAAAGTAGTAGAAGATGGAGAAAAGATTTTTATTCCAAAGATAGGGGAGGTTTTGGGTTCCTCTTCAACAAGGGATGAAGGAGCTCAGGGAAAGGCTTCTAAGCTTGTAAACGTTAATAAAGCTACTGTGGAAGAGCTTGAAAGACTTCCAGGTATAGGAAAGACCATGGCTAAGAGAATTGTGGAGTACAGGGAGAAAAACGGTCCATTTAAGGAACCTTCCGACTTGCTTAAGGTTAAGGGAATCGGGGAGAAAAAGCTCGAGAAGATAAGGAGCATGATAACCTTTTGA
- a CDS encoding enoyl-CoA hydratase/isomerase family protein: MEILIERKDALAFIVLNRPEAMNTFNSSLAIQLNQALVEFDKDPGIRVIIIKAQGKNFSAGIDLNEFLNKDSRELRSFIKLMELHSHTIANMKKPVVASVRGYVLANGAGLMMASDFAVASENAKIGTTAIKVGLACIGPGVIALRCLGRKRALEMVLLGEWIDAHEAYRLGLVNRVVPDESLEEETEKFALSLAEKNPFAIELAKRGLYASEDLPYHEALSYAGELFTLLAQTEDAKEGIRAFFEKRKPVWRGR; this comes from the coding sequence ATGGAGATACTTATAGAAAGGAAAGATGCGTTAGCCTTTATTGTTCTTAATAGGCCTGAGGCGATGAATACTTTCAATAGCTCTTTAGCTATTCAGCTTAATCAAGCTCTTGTTGAATTTGATAAAGATCCAGGGATTCGAGTCATTATTATTAAAGCTCAAGGTAAGAACTTTTCAGCGGGTATAGACCTTAACGAGTTTTTAAATAAAGATAGCAGGGAACTTAGGAGCTTTATTAAGCTAATGGAGCTTCATAGTCATACTATAGCTAACATGAAAAAGCCGGTAGTGGCCTCTGTTAGAGGGTATGTTCTGGCTAATGGTGCTGGTTTAATGATGGCAAGCGATTTTGCTGTGGCTTCAGAGAATGCAAAGATAGGGACAACGGCAATTAAAGTTGGTTTAGCTTGTATAGGTCCTGGGGTTATAGCTTTAAGATGTCTTGGGAGGAAAAGAGCTCTTGAGATGGTGCTTCTAGGTGAATGGATCGATGCTCATGAGGCTTATAGGCTTGGTTTGGTTAATAGGGTTGTCCCTGATGAGAGCTTGGAAGAGGAAACGGAAAAATTTGCCTTAAGTTTAGCTGAGAAGAATCCCTTCGCTATAGAGCTTGCAAAAAGGGGTCTTTATGCTTCTGAGGATCTTCCTTATCATGAAGCTTTAAGTTATGCAGGGGAGCTTTTCACTTTGCTTGCTCAGACTGAGGATGCTAAGGAGGGAATAAGAGCTTTCTTTGAGAAGAGAAAACCCGTTTGGAGGGGAAGGTAG
- the larC gene encoding nickel pincer cofactor biosynthesis protein LarC, whose protein sequence is MIIYFDAKSGVAGDMLVASLIDAGVDFGYLLSGIESLGLKVKVSLEEKSVNGIKAKRFIVKASEEHHHRSFKDIVRLIERSSLDDGVKGLSLKIFEKIAQAEAKIHGVDVEDVEFHEIGADDSIADIVGFSLCINYLKPDVILFSPLFDGRGFTKSMHGLIPVPAPAVLEIARLNNIPLGTIDVESELVTPTGIGIAATVSKGFTSMPYMRIKSIGYGAGTKVLSIPNLLRAVLGEEIVPEKDWFEVFANIDDMTGEEMALALEKVMDAGAVDVYFTPIYMKKGRPAYKLGAIVSGDVLDNVIEAIFRWTSTIGVRIIPLNKIEMNRESKVVNVEPELRLKVSSFKDIRKVKLEFEDLKKLM, encoded by the coding sequence ATGATAATATACTTTGATGCTAAGTCTGGGGTAGCGGGAGACATGCTTGTGGCTTCCTTAATTGATGCAGGTGTGGATTTTGGGTATCTGCTTTCAGGAATAGAATCTCTCGGTCTTAAGGTCAAGGTGAGTTTGGAAGAGAAATCCGTAAATGGTATAAAGGCAAAGAGATTTATAGTTAAAGCGTCTGAGGAGCATCATCACAGGTCGTTTAAAGATATAGTTAGACTTATAGAGAGAAGTAGCCTTGATGATGGGGTAAAAGGCTTATCTTTAAAGATCTTTGAAAAGATAGCCCAGGCTGAAGCTAAGATTCATGGTGTTGATGTTGAAGATGTGGAGTTTCATGAAATTGGTGCTGATGATTCCATAGCTGACATAGTTGGTTTTTCCTTGTGTATAAATTATCTAAAGCCTGATGTTATATTGTTTTCTCCTCTTTTTGATGGTAGAGGTTTTACTAAATCTATGCATGGTTTAATTCCTGTTCCTGCTCCTGCAGTTCTTGAGATAGCCAGACTTAATAATATTCCTTTAGGAACCATAGATGTTGAAAGTGAGCTTGTTACTCCTACAGGAATTGGTATAGCTGCTACTGTGTCTAAGGGCTTCACTTCTATGCCTTACATGAGGATAAAGAGTATAGGTTATGGTGCCGGGACTAAGGTCCTTTCAATCCCTAATCTTTTAAGGGCTGTATTGGGTGAGGAAATCGTACCTGAAAAGGATTGGTTTGAGGTCTTTGCTAATATAGACGATATGACGGGGGAGGAGATGGCCTTGGCTTTGGAAAAGGTTATGGATGCTGGAGCGGTTGACGTATACTTCACTCCAATTTATATGAAGAAGGGAAGACCTGCTTATAAACTTGGAGCTATAGTTTCAGGTGATGTTCTTGACAATGTGATCGAGGCGATATTCAGATGGACATCTACCATTGGAGTTAGAATCATCCCTCTTAACAAGATAGAGATGAATAGGGAAAGTAAGGTAGTTAATGTTGAACCGGAGCTTAGGTTAAAGGTAAGTTCCTTTAAGGACATCAGAAAGGTTAAGCTTGAGTTTGAGGATTTAAAAAAATTGATGTGA
- the larB gene encoding nickel pincer cofactor biosynthesis protein LarB — protein MDVRRILEEVKRDRLSIDEALSILIRLPFEDIDFAKIDHHRKLRRGMSEVVFCEGKTKEQVLKIFEKMLEKDEVNVIGTRASKELYDYLKGRLGEELTYYEDAQVICLRRREINRNPKGYVAVVSAGTADYKVAEEAAVVLEILGNTVKRIYDVGVAGVHRLFHYLDDIQSSNVIIAVAGMEGALPSVIAGLVSKPVIAVPTSVGYGANFKGISALLTMLNSCSSGVAVVNIDNGFGAAVFAHMINSLVNGNL, from the coding sequence GTGGATGTTAGAAGGATCTTAGAGGAGGTTAAAAGGGACAGACTTTCTATTGATGAAGCTTTAAGTATTTTAATTAGGCTTCCTTTTGAGGATATAGATTTTGCTAAGATTGATCATCATAGGAAGCTGAGGCGTGGTATGTCTGAGGTCGTTTTCTGCGAGGGGAAAACTAAGGAGCAGGTTTTAAAGATATTCGAAAAGATGCTCGAAAAGGATGAGGTAAACGTTATCGGCACAAGGGCTAGTAAGGAGCTTTATGACTATCTTAAAGGGAGATTAGGGGAGGAACTAACCTATTATGAGGATGCTCAGGTGATATGCTTAAGGAGGAGGGAAATCAATAGAAATCCTAAAGGATACGTTGCTGTAGTTTCAGCTGGGACGGCTGATTATAAAGTGGCTGAAGAGGCTGCTGTGGTATTGGAAATATTAGGGAATACTGTTAAAAGGATATACGATGTGGGAGTTGCTGGTGTTCACAGGCTTTTTCATTATCTTGACGATATTCAATCCTCTAATGTGATAATAGCGGTTGCTGGAATGGAAGGTGCTCTTCCATCAGTTATTGCTGGGCTTGTTTCTAAGCCTGTTATTGCTGTTCCTACTTCTGTGGGGTATGGGGCTAATTTTAAGGGAATATCGGCTCTTTTAACGATGCTTAACTCATGCTCAAGTGGAGTTGCTGTGGTTAACATAGATAATGGTTTTGGTGCTGCTGTATTCGCTCATATGATTAATTCTCTCGTAAACGGTAATCTTTAA
- a CDS encoding Xaa-Pro peptidase family protein, protein MAPRFAHRFKKIQELMDERELDILFVVNRENLIYFTGLTQIECLAIIIPREGEPCAVTLWLDVEYVERESGIKTFGYIFPRESLGSKVVEVMKSLGYVSPRIGFERYFIDYALYDALRQAFPQDNFVGAGDLFYRVRAIKGPEEVEKIRKAAMALCKGMDAAIKAVKPGVSEIEVLAEAEYAMLKAGSGGSPFRPHIISGERTLLSHPCASHKKINEGEVVVIHIGATYEGYCAKMCRTVVVGRVSSEREKTYYLLLEAQRRAIAALRPGARSWEVDAAAREVIREAGYERYYLDVVGYGVGLRQSEFYPIIGKNRTEVIEAGMVVDLLLPTLYNKEIGGPRITDVIYVGEKGNEILTAYPNELFRV, encoded by the coding sequence ATGGCTCCTCGCTTTGCTCATAGATTTAAAAAGATCCAAGAATTGATGGATGAAAGAGAGCTTGATATTTTGTTTGTAGTTAACAGGGAAAACCTTATATACTTCACTGGCTTAACTCAAATAGAGTGCTTGGCTATTATTATACCGAGAGAAGGAGAACCGTGTGCTGTTACACTTTGGCTTGATGTGGAATATGTTGAGAGGGAGTCCGGTATAAAGACATTTGGGTATATCTTTCCCAGAGAGAGCTTAGGTAGCAAAGTTGTAGAAGTGATGAAATCTTTGGGGTATGTTTCTCCTCGCATAGGATTCGAAAGATATTTTATAGATTACGCTTTATATGATGCGTTGCGCCAAGCTTTTCCTCAAGATAATTTTGTTGGAGCTGGGGATTTATTTTACCGCGTTAGAGCCATAAAAGGGCCTGAGGAGGTTGAAAAGATAAGAAAAGCTGCTATGGCTTTGTGTAAGGGGATGGATGCTGCTATAAAAGCAGTGAAGCCGGGGGTAAGTGAAATTGAGGTTTTAGCAGAGGCGGAATATGCTATGTTGAAAGCAGGGTCTGGAGGCTCTCCATTTCGCCCACATATAATTTCGGGGGAAAGAACGCTTTTAAGTCATCCTTGTGCTAGTCATAAGAAAATTAACGAAGGAGAAGTTGTTGTCATCCATATAGGTGCTACTTATGAAGGCTATTGCGCTAAGATGTGCCGGACGGTAGTTGTTGGTAGAGTATCTTCTGAGCGAGAGAAGACTTACTACCTTTTGCTAGAAGCTCAGAGAAGAGCGATAGCTGCGTTAAGGCCTGGTGCAAGATCTTGGGAGGTAGATGCTGCAGCAAGAGAGGTAATAAGGGAAGCTGGGTATGAAAGATACTATCTTGATGTTGTGGGATATGGTGTAGGGCTGAGACAGTCTGAGTTTTACCCTATAATAGGTAAGAATAGAACTGAAGTTATAGAAGCGGGTATGGTAGTAGATCTTCTTTTACCGACGCTTTATAATAAGGAAATTGGTGGACCAAGGATAACCGATGTTATTTATGTGGGTGAAAAAGGCAATGAGATTTTAACCGCTTATCCGAATGAGCTGTTTAGAGTTTAA
- a CDS encoding benzoate/H(+) symporter BenE family transporter codes for MSKTNFTIWEKGPGFASGIRDLGSKINANTITAGVVAAIFGCTGPALIIMNAAQNGKLTDVQTISWLFSVYFLGGLISLVLALYYKMPVNGAWSIPGAVMMASALPLFPFNQVVGSYLIAGIIVLFLGVSGLIGRAMRWIPLPIVMAMIAGAMFRFGLGIVTSTQKAPLIGTAVLVSYFVGYRLSRKISPILWALIVGIIVAFLSGGVKLAGVKISWMGPQFFTPSFSTEALFAIAIPLAILVIGAENAQAYGVLTAEGYKAPINAMTVISGIGGIITSIFGGHNANIAGPMTAICSSDTAGPDKSGRYAATVVNGILFGSFGLFASIVVPFVRALPAELISLLAGLSMIGVLLNAFEGAFSPKKFRYGAFFALVIAMSGIVFLKISSPFWALVGGVIASMILEPQDFKS; via the coding sequence ATGTCTAAGACTAATTTTACCATTTGGGAAAAAGGGCCAGGTTTTGCATCAGGAATTAGAGATCTTGGGAGTAAGATAAATGCTAATACTATTACGGCTGGAGTTGTAGCTGCTATTTTTGGATGTACGGGACCAGCATTAATTATAATGAATGCAGCTCAGAATGGGAAGCTTACAGATGTTCAAACTATTTCGTGGTTGTTTTCCGTTTATTTCCTTGGGGGGTTAATTAGCCTTGTTTTAGCTTTGTATTATAAAATGCCTGTGAATGGAGCTTGGTCAATTCCGGGTGCCGTGATGATGGCTTCGGCTCTACCGCTTTTCCCCTTTAACCAAGTTGTTGGCTCTTATCTTATTGCTGGAATAATTGTTTTATTTCTCGGTGTTTCAGGTTTAATAGGTAGAGCCATGCGTTGGATTCCCCTTCCTATAGTTATGGCTATGATAGCCGGGGCTATGTTTAGATTTGGATTAGGGATAGTTACGTCAACTCAGAAGGCCCCATTAATAGGAACTGCTGTCTTGGTGTCTTATTTTGTAGGTTACAGGCTCAGCAGGAAGATATCTCCGATCTTATGGGCTTTGATTGTAGGTATCATCGTAGCCTTTTTAAGTGGCGGTGTGAAATTAGCCGGGGTTAAGATAAGCTGGATGGGGCCACAGTTTTTCACGCCATCTTTTTCCACTGAGGCACTATTTGCTATAGCTATTCCTCTTGCTATACTTGTCATAGGGGCTGAAAACGCACAGGCTTATGGAGTACTTACTGCTGAGGGGTATAAGGCTCCTATAAACGCCATGACGGTTATAAGTGGTATAGGTGGTATAATCACTTCTATATTTGGTGGACATAACGCTAATATAGCTGGCCCTATGACAGCTATATGTAGTTCTGATACAGCTGGACCTGATAAATCTGGGCGCTATGCTGCTACCGTAGTTAATGGCATTCTCTTTGGTTCTTTCGGTTTGTTTGCGAGCATTGTTGTTCCCTTCGTTAGAGCGCTTCCGGCGGAGCTTATAAGTTTGCTTGCTGGATTATCTATGATAGGAGTTTTGCTTAATGCATTTGAAGGGGCATTTTCACCAAAGAAGTTTAGATATGGAGCCTTTTTTGCTTTGGTGATAGCTATGTCTGGTATAGTTTTTCTCAAAATTAGCTCTCCTTTCTGGGCTCTTGTGGGGGGAGTTATAGCTTCTATGATACTGGAGCCTCAGGATTTTAAATCTTAA
- a CDS encoding 4Fe-4S binding protein, whose translation MKLVNLVAVVNLEKCIGCKTCERVCPVLAIKVVDRKAKVDVEKCRGCAACEQRCPVYAILMERRDKPLLVKVDVSSVDYDEIIRLCDKAKLHPEHVACYCTGTRAEEIAAAILNGAKSPEDVSLMTGARTGCKVECIQPVLRLLEAAGIKPSPPQGGWQWYGKTVTVWDIPKKVREKHSSRGFYFDEDEKLLDRVRMAPLQGREVK comes from the coding sequence TTGAAGTTGGTTAATCTGGTAGCGGTGGTTAATCTGGAAAAGTGTATAGGATGTAAAACGTGCGAAAGAGTTTGTCCCGTTCTTGCTATAAAGGTTGTAGATCGTAAGGCAAAAGTAGATGTGGAAAAATGCAGAGGTTGTGCGGCTTGTGAGCAGAGATGTCCAGTTTATGCCATATTGATGGAGAGGCGTGATAAACCGTTATTGGTCAAGGTAGATGTTAGCTCTGTTGATTATGATGAGATAATCAGGTTATGTGATAAGGCAAAATTGCATCCTGAACATGTTGCTTGTTATTGTACTGGTACAAGGGCGGAAGAGATAGCTGCTGCTATCCTTAATGGAGCTAAGTCGCCAGAAGATGTTTCCTTAATGACAGGTGCGAGGACTGGTTGTAAGGTGGAGTGTATACAACCTGTTTTGAGGCTTCTTGAGGCTGCGGGAATTAAGCCGTCTCCTCCTCAAGGTGGATGGCAATGGTATGGCAAAACTGTAACGGTATGGGATATTCCGAAAAAAGTTAGGGAGAAACACTCCTCAAGGGGTTTCTATTTTGATGAGGATGAAAAACTATTAGATAGGGTTAGGATGGCACCTTTGCAAGGAAGGGAGGTGAAGTAG
- the dmpG gene encoding 4-hydroxy-2-oxovalerate aldolase has protein sequence MSNNKFIHIVDTTLRDGSHAVAHQFTEEQIGSIAKGLDEAGVEYIEVSHGDGLGGSSYNYGFSKLTDEEMLRAAGKAIKRGRLTVLLLPGIGTHKELKLALGCGAKAVRVATHVTEADIGEQHIRIAKEMGMEAFGFLMMIHMVPPEKVAEQAALFESYGADYVYLADSAGAMLPSEVKAYVQTVVKKVSIPVGFHAHNNLGLAIANSLAALEGGATFLDSTCRGLGAGAGNTQTEVLVGVLNKAGYETGIDFYKIMDVAEEIVEPIMKRPQVIRNASLMLGYAGVYSSFLLHTYKAAEKFGLDPRDILVELGRRKMVGGQEDMIIDVAYQLSRRDKSG, from the coding sequence GTGAGCAACAATAAGTTTATTCATATAGTGGATACTACTTTGCGTGATGGTAGTCATGCCGTAGCTCATCAGTTTACTGAGGAGCAGATAGGAAGTATTGCCAAAGGGCTTGATGAGGCAGGAGTTGAGTATATAGAAGTTTCACATGGGGATGGTTTAGGGGGATCCTCCTATAACTATGGTTTTTCTAAATTGACCGATGAAGAGATGCTTCGCGCTGCTGGTAAAGCTATTAAAAGAGGGAGGCTAACCGTTCTGCTTCTTCCTGGAATTGGAACTCATAAAGAACTTAAGCTTGCTTTAGGGTGTGGTGCAAAAGCTGTGCGGGTTGCTACACATGTTACGGAAGCGGATATAGGTGAACAGCATATCCGCATAGCCAAGGAGATGGGGATGGAGGCCTTTGGTTTTCTAATGATGATTCATATGGTCCCACCTGAGAAGGTTGCTGAGCAGGCGGCTCTCTTTGAATCATATGGAGCTGATTACGTTTATTTGGCTGATTCTGCGGGAGCCATGCTTCCTTCGGAAGTTAAAGCATATGTTCAGACTGTTGTTAAAAAAGTTAGTATACCAGTTGGTTTTCATGCTCATAATAACCTGGGTTTAGCTATTGCAAATAGCCTTGCAGCATTAGAGGGTGGTGCTACCTTTTTAGATTCTACATGTAGAGGACTAGGAGCAGGTGCAGGGAACACTCAGACTGAGGTACTGGTGGGGGTTTTAAATAAGGCTGGCTATGAAACTGGTATTGATTTTTACAAGATTATGGATGTGGCGGAGGAGATAGTTGAGCCTATAATGAAGAGGCCCCAAGTTATAAGAAATGCCTCTTTGATGCTGGGTTATGCTGGTGTGTATTCAAGTTTTCTTCTTCATACCTATAAGGCGGCTGAGAAGTTTGGCTTGGATCCTAGAGATATTTTAGTTGAACTTGGTAGAAGGAAGATGGTTGGTGGACAAGAAGACATGATTATTGATGTAGCTTATCAGCTTTCTCGAAGAGATAAGAGTGGATAG
- a CDS encoding acetaldehyde dehydrogenase (acetylating), which produces MDKKVKVAVIGPGNIGTDLMFKILRSPYLKMEMMIGIVESEGIRRAQSLGIRTSVKGIDAVLEEDDIKIVFDATTAKAHIRHAPLLKEAGKIAIDLTPAAIGARVVPVVNLDEVSDSPNLNLVTCGGQATVPIVYAISQVAGAKYAEIVAAISSKSAGPGTRQNIDEFTETTAKALCELGGAKKGKAIIILNPAEPPIIMTDTIYVEVEDPDEERIRRAVFDMVKRVQEYVPGYRLRVPPILDGNKVTTIIEVEGAGDFLPKYAGNLDIITAAAVAVAERLALKMLRGGIMV; this is translated from the coding sequence GTGGATAAAAAGGTGAAGGTAGCTGTAATAGGACCAGGGAATATAGGGACAGATCTGATGTTTAAAATATTGCGTAGCCCCTATCTGAAAATGGAAATGATGATCGGTATTGTAGAATCAGAGGGTATAAGGAGAGCGCAAAGTTTGGGTATTAGAACGAGCGTTAAGGGTATAGATGCTGTTTTGGAGGAAGATGATATAAAGATAGTTTTTGATGCCACAACAGCTAAGGCTCATATCAGGCATGCTCCATTACTTAAGGAGGCTGGCAAAATAGCCATCGATTTGACACCTGCAGCTATTGGTGCTCGTGTTGTTCCTGTGGTTAACTTAGATGAGGTTTCTGATTCACCAAATTTGAATTTAGTTACTTGCGGTGGACAAGCTACTGTTCCAATAGTTTATGCTATAAGCCAGGTTGCGGGGGCAAAGTATGCTGAGATAGTTGCTGCAATTTCGAGTAAAAGCGCTGGACCGGGAACGCGTCAGAATATAGATGAGTTTACTGAGACTACCGCTAAAGCTCTTTGTGAGCTTGGTGGAGCTAAAAAAGGCAAAGCCATAATAATCCTTAATCCTGCTGAGCCTCCAATAATAATGACTGATACTATTTACGTTGAAGTCGAAGATCCTGATGAAGAAAGAATAAGAAGAGCGGTGTTTGATATGGTAAAAAGGGTTCAAGAGTATGTTCCTGGGTATCGACTCAGAGTTCCTCCTATTCTGGACGGTAACAAGGTAACTACGATAATCGAAGTTGAAGGTGCGGGTGACTTTTTGCCTAAGTATGCGGGAAACCTTGATATTATAACTGCAGCTGCTGTTGCGGTGGCTGAGCGATTGGCATTAAAGATGTTGAGAGGGGGGATTATGGTGTGA